Proteins encoded in a region of the Gigantopelta aegis isolate Gae_Host chromosome 13, Gae_host_genome, whole genome shotgun sequence genome:
- the LOC121387231 gene encoding uncharacterized protein LOC121387231, translating to MRVGVVSKYLFTSCTNIILCTVNLTNDLNDRQETPLAGTSWGANETILKRVYQGTVRPHLEYGSSAWSTTAETNQQALDKVQNQALRIITGSMKSTPIKDMEKTAAIQPLGERRDAKIMIQAEKFRYLPNHPMKQRMDGLTKNRLKRSSFIHQSRRLTREHQANPLPKTLPFCPTDLP from the exons ATGAGAGTTGGCGTGGTTTCCAAATACCTTTTCActagctgtaccaatatcattcTGTGTACCGTCAATTTGACCAACGATCTCAACGATCGCC aagaaaccccgCTAGCAGGAACTAGCTGGGGAGCAAATGAGACAATCCTCAAGAGAGTATATCAAGGAACTGTACGGCCGCATCTTGAATACGGCTCATCAGCCTGGTCAACCACTGCAGAGACCAACCAGCAAGCTTTAGACAAGGTTCAAAACCAAGCTCTGCGAATCATAACGGGATCCATGAAGTCTACACCCATTAAAGACATGGAAAAAACTGCAGCAATACAACCCCTTGGTGAGAGGAGAGATGCCAAGATCATGATCCAGGCAGAGAAATTCAGGTACCTGCCCAATCATCCAATGAAACAAAGAATGGATGGTCTGACAAAGAATCGTCTCAAACGTAGCAGTTTCATCCACCAAAGCAGAAGACTTACTAGAGAACACCAAGCTAACCCGTTACCAAAGACACTTCCATTTTGCCCAACAGATCTTCCATAA